The following are encoded in a window of Candidatus Fluviicola riflensis genomic DNA:
- a CDS encoding MmcQ-like protein, with protein MHLDEILQFCLQLKGTTEHFPFDKKTLVFKVMGKMYALIDVETPDSINLKCDPERAIDLRERYTSVQPGFHMNKTHWNTVLLNNELNTNQIQELIVHSYDLVVASLPKKLQHELSVG; from the coding sequence ATGCATCTTGACGAAATCCTCCAATTCTGCCTTCAGCTCAAAGGAACAACCGAACATTTTCCGTTCGATAAGAAAACCCTTGTATTCAAAGTGATGGGAAAAATGTATGCCCTGATCGATGTTGAAACTCCCGATTCAATTAATCTGAAATGCGATCCGGAACGAGCTATCGATTTGCGTGAAAGATATACAAGTGTCCAACCCGGTTTTCACATGAACAAAACACATTGGAACACTGTTTTACTGAACAATGAATTAAACACAAACCAAATCCAGGAATTAATCGTACACTCTTACGATTTAGTTGTTGCCTCACTTCCTAAAAAATTGCAGCATGAGTTGTCGGTTGGATAA
- the ispG gene encoding 4-hydroxy-3-methylbut-2-en-1-yl diphosphate synthase: MSASENLPFCDDLFNRKRFNTREVKVGITAIGGNNPIRVQSMTTTDTMDTAGSVEQSIRMIDAGCELVRLTAPSKKEAENLGIIKAELVKRGYNTPLVADIHFTPNAAEIAARLIEKVRVNPGNYADKKKFEEIDYNDESYAAELVRIEEKFTPLVLICKEHGTAMRIGTNHGSLSDRILSRYGDTPEGMVISAMEFIEICRKNDYHDLVISMKASNTLVMVQAYRLLVATMKSKGMNYPLHLGVTEAGDGEDGRIKSAVGIGALLEDGIGDTIRVSLTEDPEFEIPVAQKLVEKFNLNEQINLNYSSTNKTTYYSRQRRESIGLQIIGNKHVPVVVADFSHKAQIKPTNLFGIGYNYSVELDKWSVQDLAADILYIGNHRLDFEVPGMLRIVQNYSTWKEQSNTSILPLCTLEQYQELGIDQEAFVLLSLDEEFSMANLPSRNVVFVISTSEQQRTQKIRKFQYELAENNNHSPVILQFQYKLNDVETTQLYAGSDAGIHFIDGFGDGIWITANIPTIALNSLSFGILQATRTRISKTEYISCPSCGRTLFDLQETTAKIRSRTSHLKGIKIGIMGCIVNGPGEMADADYGYVGTGPGKINLYKEKTVVRKNVSEDEAVDALIELIREHGDWVEIQP, translated from the coding sequence ATGTCTGCCAGTGAAAATCTTCCGTTTTGCGACGATCTGTTCAACCGCAAGCGATTCAACACCCGGGAAGTCAAGGTCGGAATAACAGCTATTGGCGGCAATAACCCGATCAGGGTTCAGTCAATGACCACGACCGATACCATGGATACGGCAGGATCGGTAGAGCAATCGATCCGAATGATTGATGCAGGTTGCGAATTGGTCCGGTTGACCGCACCAAGTAAAAAAGAAGCCGAAAACCTTGGAATCATCAAAGCCGAATTGGTCAAAAGAGGATACAATACACCTCTTGTCGCCGATATTCACTTTACGCCCAACGCCGCCGAAATTGCCGCCCGACTCATTGAAAAAGTGCGCGTTAATCCGGGAAACTACGCCGACAAGAAAAAATTCGAAGAAATCGATTACAACGATGAAAGTTACGCTGCCGAGCTGGTGCGCATCGAAGAAAAGTTTACACCGCTTGTTCTCATCTGTAAAGAACACGGAACGGCCATGCGGATCGGAACCAATCACGGATCACTCTCAGACCGCATTTTAAGCCGTTATGGCGACACTCCGGAAGGAATGGTGATCTCTGCTATGGAATTCATCGAAATCTGCCGCAAAAACGACTACCACGATCTCGTGATTTCCATGAAAGCGAGTAATACCCTGGTGATGGTACAAGCTTATCGATTGCTAGTTGCAACGATGAAGTCGAAAGGAATGAACTACCCGCTGCATTTGGGCGTAACCGAAGCAGGCGATGGTGAAGACGGAAGAATAAAATCGGCTGTTGGAATTGGTGCGTTACTCGAAGACGGAATTGGTGATACGATTCGTGTTTCGCTCACGGAAGATCCGGAGTTTGAAATACCGGTGGCTCAAAAGTTGGTGGAGAAATTCAATCTGAATGAACAGATAAACCTAAACTATAGTTCAACTAATAAAACAACCTATTATTCACGCCAACGAAGAGAAAGCATTGGTCTTCAAATAATTGGAAACAAGCACGTGCCGGTTGTTGTGGCTGATTTTTCCCATAAAGCACAAATTAAACCAACTAATTTATTCGGAATAGGGTACAATTATTCAGTCGAATTGGACAAATGGAGCGTACAGGATCTTGCGGCTGATATATTGTACATCGGTAATCACAGACTCGATTTTGAAGTTCCCGGAATGCTTCGAATTGTACAGAACTATTCAACCTGGAAGGAACAATCGAATACCAGTATTTTACCTCTTTGCACATTGGAACAATACCAGGAATTGGGTATTGATCAGGAAGCATTCGTATTGCTTTCGTTGGATGAAGAATTCTCAATGGCGAACCTTCCTTCCAGGAATGTTGTGTTTGTCATATCAACAAGTGAGCAGCAGAGAACACAAAAAATACGCAAATTTCAATATGAATTAGCGGAAAACAACAATCATTCACCTGTTATTCTGCAATTTCAGTACAAACTGAATGATGTTGAAACCACACAATTGTACGCTGGAAGCGATGCCGGAATTCACTTTATCGATGGTTTTGGAGACGGCATCTGGATCACAGCAAACATCCCAACCATTGCCCTCAATTCACTTTCATTTGGCATTCTGCAGGCCACCAGAACGCGGATTTCCAAAACGGAATACATTTCCTGCCCTTCGTGCGGAAGAACGCTGTTCGATCTCCAGGAAACAACAGCTAAAATCAGATCGCGCACATCACACCTGAAAGGAATCAAAATAGGAATCATGGGATGTATAGTAAACGGTCCGGGCGAAATGGCCGACGCCGATTACGGATATGTTGGAACCGGTCCTGGAAAAATCAATCTTTACAAGGAAAAAACGGTGGTGCGAAAAAATGTCTCGGAAGATGAGGCAGTCGACGCTTTAATCGAATTGATCCGTGAACATGGTGATTGGGTGGAAATTCAACCGTAA